In Streptomyces sp. NBC_01335, the genomic window TCGGTGGTAAGCCTGGATCCAGACGGGGAACTGGCGTTCCTTGATCCTGCAGGCGTACAGGTAGGCGCGGAGCTGCTCCACACCGCTGGGTAACTGCTGGCGGTGAGATATGCGGTACGCGGCGCTCCGGGAAAGGAACGCGAACGGCTTCCGTGCCTCATCCCTCCGCGCAGCTTGGACCCGGCCCTCCAGATCCTGCATGGACGGGCGATTGCTCTCTTCCCACACCCGGGCGAGCGCCCTGCCGAGTTCGTCGCGCGTGCTCACCATGCCCGGGTGCGGGGCTTGGGTAAGGGAGCGCCGCTGCCGCCCGAAGGGCCGCGTGGCCTGCTCGAACAGCCGCGTCGCGTCTTTATCGTCGAGGCCGAGCTGGGCGACGTACCCGTCCACGACAGACTTCTGCGGCGCGGCCAATCCGGCTTCGGCTCGCTGAATGGTCGAGGCCGACGTCCCGATGATGTCGGCTGCCTGACTTTGAGTGATTCCCAGCGCGGCACGGGTGCGGCGCAGAGCACAAGCCAGCTGACCGACGGCGTTGTCGGTGTCCGGCACCTGCTTGAGGCGCCGGACCTTCCGCACGGTAGTCAAGACGCGGTCAGCTCGAGGCGGCCCGCAGTTCCACCATGGCCGGGCGCAGCAGCGCGTTCAGCTTGGTGGTGGTGCAGGCGCGTACCGCGAGGGCGCCGAAGAGGCTGGCGCTGCCGGTGACGAGGAGGGCGTTGACCGGCTTCATGCCCGTGAGGATCAGCACGGTGACGAAGAGGACTACGACCGTGATGATGACGGCTTCGGGACCGCTGGGGCGTGCCTTCGGGGGGACGGTGGTAGTGAACATTCTGGGCTCTCTGCTCCTTTGATCGCCTATGCAGGAGGGTGCTCCTGCGTCCAACCAGGTTGTGCCGCTGGGCGGTTGGCTCGCCGGTCGCGGTAACAGAGATGCTGCCACTCCATGACCTTGCGTCATGACCGATCGAGAGGTTTTACCCATGGGCATCCCACTCGCGAATTCGGTGGTTGGCGTTGCCGAGTGAGCACCAACGGGAAAATCGTTGGCCAAAGGTGGGACGCGCCGCCTAACAGGAAAGGCGCTGACCAGGCTGACTTCGAGTTCGCTCGCCAGTGCTGCCGGGTTCCCATGCGGCGATCACGCAGGTGATCATGAAAACACCCAGACGCAAACCAGTTCGGGTTGCCCTCCCTCCCCGCCGCTGAGACGATTTTGCCAAGCCCCTGCACCGCCGCGATTCCAACCAGGTTGACCAGGGACAACACGCAGGCCCTGGTTGGCTCCGGGCCCGCAGCAACGAGCCGACAGCACTAGCTGTCGGCTCGTCCGCTTTGCCCGCCCGGCTACAGCTCGATGTCGAGCCGCTCCACGTCGGTGAACTCCACGCCCAGGCCGTGGGCCCTGCTGTTGTTGGCGCGGAAGTACATCCGGGCCAGACCGTCGGCGGCGATCTGCCGGAGCTGGTCCTCGTTCTTGCCCTGCTCCCGCGCGCTGAACAGCTTGTCGGCGTACTCAGGCGGCAGGGCCTGGGTGATGTCCCGGATTCGGGCGTCGTCGGTCGTGCCGCCGGC contains:
- a CDS encoding helix-turn-helix domain-containing protein, with protein sequence MPDTDNAVGQLACALRRTRAALGITQSQAADIIGTSASTIQRAEAGLAAPQKSVVDGYVAQLGLDDKDATRLFEQATRPFGRQRRSLTQAPHPGMVSTRDELGRALARVWEESNRPSMQDLEGRVQAARRDEARKPFAFLSRSAAYRISHRQQLPSGVEQLRAYLYACRIKERQFPVWIQAYHRVKTKEKEEAKKTSDTEKHGWWRGYRAQSLADTIMLNAGLHPIEPFPRSATAPWTARCAACDQVGRFRLSAVRAGRGCRWCTTAPP